In Camelus ferus isolate YT-003-E chromosome 10, BCGSAC_Cfer_1.0, whole genome shotgun sequence, the following proteins share a genomic window:
- the CCDC87 gene encoding coiled-coil domain-containing protein 87 encodes MEPYKPEPELQRFYHRLLRPLSLFPGRATRTESQKHLPQEVPMLLPQPVSRLTVESLCRQVAERLASSGLEARAPSEVRLRFTQVILDELKCSWQEPPTEPSLSHLNNLRLRKRLQVYMLLSSEQLFIRYLHLQKIMSTAAGVFTESATLTRLAARLARDCTVLLTSPEVYRSLLADFRALEQAQACVPRLRPVGPAGAFKLCPIPWHHSTGFAQVPYFNLNLNYLIHLSRPRDFVGESELDPVKELKSIPQLKKKKLLRWLSSMQKRESNFNSQIEALPTYSVTPASPAPSSSHLPLYSQLRRGQSMPSLREGWKLEDELGLPPLSPRPLTPLVLVAESKPELARDTVAEDLEQMMKNMKLECTRYSPLDSGLPLLLAALTHRPATAHHMEELQRMLKDLEESEAAGQWDLQPLRCPPLQPQPVTVPLKLRNKVVVQTAAVQFSERNFLDSFHVEGAGVLYNHLTGELEPKLIKEMDIDRSVGSNIQEVYKELMNHVSNKHFSFDQGPLVELAADKDWSTFLSSDFICQEKQHRVINPKLAGLYFQRENPLQSNPDRMSSLTSSQGSKSWERRPKKTSWMNWWETTLSVGDYFKYLINQETDFLHVIFQMYEEEAPVEIVAPVRESLKIQRPPPLLEDDEPDFVPGEWDWNTVLGHRLGTKRSHLLEESHKILSLQKRLEWLWSMLEVPDKDRLDMAIKYSSNAHLRQLPFLVSAWERALQPIQLREIMLGRLEWFERQASDPNRFFQKTDMGLSRFLEENQIRSHLHRKLNLVEAPLIPLLEEIELIFGEPVTFKGRRYLDKMKRDKVEMLYWLQQRRRVHHLVRAQKVSHQASLSGKPSSQPLIVPGNTPITL; translated from the coding sequence ATGGAGCCTTATAAACCCGAGCCCGAGCTCCAGCGGTTTTACCACCGATTGCTGCGTCCGCTGTCGCTCTTCCCCGGCAGGGCGACGCGCACAGAGTCTCAGAAGCACCTCCCGCAGGAGGTCCCGATGCTGCTGCCCCAGCCGGTCTCACGGCTGACGGTGGAGTCGCTCTGCCGCCAGGTAGCTGAACGGCTGGCCAGCAGCGGGCTGGAGGCGCGAGCGCCTTCCGAGGTGCGACTCCGTTTCACCCAAGTCATTCTGGATGAGCTAAAGTGCAGCTGGCAGGAGCCTCCCACCGAACCTAGTCTGAGCCACTTGAACAATCTGAGGCTGCGGAAGCGGCTCCAGGTCTATATGCTGCTCAGCAGCGAGCAGCTCTTCATACGCTATCTGCACCTTCAGAAGATCATGTCGACCGCCGCAGGTGTCTTCACTGAATCAGCCACTCTCACCCGGTTGGCCGCCCGCCTCGCCAGGGACTGCACAGTCCTCCTCACCAGCCCCGAGGTCTACCGTAGCCTGCTCGCTGACTTCCGCGCCCTAGAGCAGGCCCAAGCCTGCGTGCCCAGGCTGCGCCCCGTCGGCCCCGCTGGGGCTTTCAAGCTCTGCCCTATCCCGTGGCATCACAGCACTGGCTTCGCCCAAGTGCCATATTTCAACCTCAATCTGAACTACCTCATCCATCTCAGCCGCCCGCGAGATTTTGTCGGTGAGTCTGAACTGGATCCAGTGAAGGAACTGAAGTCCATTCCCCAgctgaagaagaaaaagcttCTCCGCTGGCTGTCCTCCAtgcagaagagagaaagcaaCTTCAATTCACAGATTGAGGCACTGCCTACGTACTCTGTGACTCCCGCTAGCccggctccttcctcctcccacttgCCCCTCTACTCCCAGCTCCGTAGAGGCCAGTCCATGCCCTCTCTGCGTGAGGGCTGGAAGCTCGAAGATGAGTTGGGCCTTCCTCCGCTCTCTCCACGCCCCTTAACCCCACTGGTCCTGGTTGCAGAGAGCAAACCAGAGTTGGCAAGGGACACAGTGGCTGAAGACCTGGAGCAGATGATGAAGAACATGAAACTGGAGTGCACTCGCTACTCACCGCTGGACTCAggcctgcccctgctcctggcGGCCCTGACCCACCGCCCAGCTACAGCACATCACATGGAAGAGCTGCAGAGAATGTTGAAGGACCTTGAGGAGAGTGAAGCTGCTGGGCAGTGGGACCTCCAGCCCCTCAGATGCCCTCCACTTCAGCCACAGCCAGTGACAGTTCCTTTGAAGCTAAGAAATAAGGTCGTGGTCCAGACAGCTGCTGTGCAGTTCTCAGAGAGAAATTTTTTGGACTCCTTTCATGTCGAGGGGGCTGGAGTTCTATACAACCACCTGACTGGTGAACTAGAACCCAAACTCATTAAGGAAATGGATATTGATCGCTCTGTTGGCAGTAACATCCAGGAGGTCTACAAGGAGCTAATGAACCATGTCTCTAATAAGCACTTCTCTTTTGACCAGGGACCCCTGGTTGAGCTTGCAGCCGATAAAGACTGGTCGACCTTCCTGTCCTCAGACTTTATATGTCAAGAAAAACAGCATCGTGTCATCAACCCCAAGCTGGCTGGACTTTATTTCCAGAGAGAAAACCCTTTACAGTCCAACCCTGATAGGATGTCCTCCCTCACATCATCCCAAGGAAGCAAAAGCTGGGAGAGGCGGCCTAAGAAGACCTCATGGATGAACTGGTGGGAAACCACTTTGTCTGTGGGTGACTACTTCAAGTACCTCATCAACCAGGAGACAGATTTCCTCCATGTCATCTTCCAAATGTATGAAGAGGAGGCGCCTGTGGAGATCGTGGCCCCTGTAAGAGAGTCCCTAAAGATTCAGCGCCCACCTCCCTTGCTAGAAGACGATGAGCCAGACTTTGTGCCAGGAGAGTGGGATTGGAACACGGTGCTGGGGCACAGGCTAGGAACTAAGAGGAGCCACCTCCTGGAAGAATCTCACAAAATCCTGAGCCTGCAGAAGCGTCTGGAGTGGCTGTGGTCCATGCTTGAGGTCCCCGACAAGGACCGGCTGGACATGGCCATCAAGTACAGCTCCAATGCCCATCTGAGGCAGCTGCCTTTCTTGGTGAGTGCCTGGGAGCGGGCCTTGCAGCCCATTCAGCTGCGAGAGATAATGCTGGGGAGACTAGAGTGGTTTGAGCGACAAGCCTCCGACCCTAACCGCTTCTTCCAAAAGACTGACATGGGCCTGAGTCGCTTCCTGGAGGAGAATCAGATCCGCAGTCATCTACACAGGAAGCTCAATCTAGTGGAGGCTCCTTTGATTCCCCTTCTGGAGGAGATTGAGTTAATCTTTGGGGAGCCAGTGACCTTCAAGGGGCGGCGGTACCTGGACAAGATGAAACGTGACAAAGTAGAGATGCTGTACTGGCTGCAGCAGCGGCGGCGGGTCCACCACCTGGTCCGGGCCCAGAAGGTCTCCCATCAGGCCTCCCTGTCCGGGAAGCCCAGCAGCCAGCCTCTGATTGTTCCTGGGAATACTCCCATTACTCTCTGA